Part of the Terriglobales bacterium genome is shown below.
AATGCTTGTAGCAGCTATCGTGGCCGCCCATTCTGGAACCGCGAGCCTCGGCTGGATCTCACTGGTAATTCGTTCCGGTTCGAGCTTAAGTTTGTAAGCACGGAATCCGATCCAAGCCAGATAGGCGATTGAGACTGTGAGTGGAAGATCCCACAACCCTCCACTCTCATATAGATCCTGCTGGATCAGGATGTTAATGATCGCTGAGGAAGGTGCGTAAATCAGGAAAGCAATGAGGTAGTGATTGTAGATTTCGTGCCAGCCATCGTGGCTTTGTTGAGCGAAATAGAACAGAGCAATGATCGACGTAGCGAGTTCGGCGTGATACAGCAGATTGAAGTTTCGATGAAATGCCGGGGCAGTGTATGTCATGAACTGCCAGACAAAAACGAACTGGAAGTACAGGTACACCCACCAGCAGGCAATCAAAGACAACTCAAGACTATTCGAGAGAGCTGATCTACTCTTAGGCACGCGATGTGGCACTAAGGCCAGTGCCATCAGGATCGGCACTACGTGCAGGATCAGAAGTGTGTCACCCGGTTGCGGCACCGGCATGTGGACACCGCGAATCACTTCGTAATAAACCCAGGTCGCGTAGTCTGCAGTCCACATCAACGCGCTGACGGTCATCAGCACCCAGAAACCGCGAGCCGATCCCCTATTTGGCCGGATATTGATAGCAGCGCCGATGACCATCGCGACCATGATGGTGAACTGGAGCATGTCGGCAAACGCAGCGAGTGTTTGCCCTTTCAGAGTGCCGGAGCTGGCAATCTGTACTGCGACAAGAGCCACCAAGGCGGTAAGCCACGGATGTCGCGTAACGAATTGGTCGCGGGAAGCCACGTGGCCGATTCGGGCAGACCGTGCCCCTGAATGGGCGGATTGTACAACGGATACGCGGCCCGGCTATTGATTACCAAGGTGAGTTGAAAGATCATGCGCACTTGGCGTCGTATTCTTTTGCTTTCTGGTATTAGCTGCCTGGCGCCGAACACCTGGGGTTCAAATACAATTTCCTCATGGCCTTCCCGGTTACACGATTGCGCAGACTTCGTCAGAACGAGGTCCTACGCTCCATGGTGCGCGAGACTCGGTTGACTCCCGAGTCCTTGGTCTACCCGTTGTTCGTGTGTCCTGGTGAAGGTGTGCGCAAGGCCATCGGCTCGATGCCGGGTGTTTTCAATCTCTCGGTCGATGAGGCCGTCAAGGAAGCGCAAGAAACTCATGGGCTGGGCATCCCGGCGGTCATCCTGTTCGGGCTTCCGGAGACGAAGGATGAACAGGCCACAGGAGCCTGGGCAGACGACGGCATCGTGCAACGTGGGACCCGGGCGATAAAGCGCGCAGTTCCCGAATTGGTCGTGCTGGGAGACGTTTGTCTTTGCGAATACATGTCACATGGGCACTGCGGCATCGTCAAGAAACCATCCGCAACCGTAGTCCGAAGCGATCGCGGTCCTACGGCTGCCGCTCCTGCCCGATCGGCTGAGTTTGAGATAGAGAATGATTCCACGCTGGAAATCCTGGCTCGGACTGCCGTCTCATTGGCGAGAGCTGGCGTAGACATCGTTGCACCGTCGGACATGATGGATGGTAGGGTCGCGGCAATCCGGGCAGCGCTCGATGCGGCGGGACTGCAAAATATGCCAATCCTGTCCTACGCCGCCAAGTTTGCCTCGGGTTTTTATGGTCCATTTCGGGAGGCGGCGGATTCTGCTCCCCAGTTTGGCGACCGCCGCTCTTACCAGATGGACAGCGGCAACCTGCGCGAAGCGATGCGCGAGATCCAGACGGATCTTGAGGAAGGTGCCGATATGGTTATGGTGAAACCTGCGATGCCATATCTGGACGTGATCGCCCAAGCGCGAGAACGCTTCGATGTTCCCATTTGCGCATACCAAGTGTCCGGCGAATACGCCATGATCCAAGCGGCCGCCCAGAATGGCTGGCTCGACCGCGAGCGCGTCATTATGGAGTCCTTGCTTTCCATCCGCCGTGCCGGCGCAGGAACCATCCTCACTTATTTCGCTAAGGACGCAGCCAAACTTATGTCGTAGGCGAATGTAGGGATTTTCTGCGATCCCGGCCGCCTCCGTCGTTCGCATCCGGAGTTGCTGTCCGTGGAGTTGCCTGGAGTTACTCGCTCGAGTACTAAATGAAAGTATTTACTCATCTAGCAACACCAATCAGAGCGGCCCCATCTTATTCGTGCGAGGACTTCTAAAGAGGGAGGGCGGATATGCTCTGGACAATCTTTGCCATTTTGCTGATTCTCTGGCTTTTGGGATTCAGCTTCCATGTGGCTGGCAGTTTGATCCACCTACTGTTGATCGTGGCCGTGATCGTGTTGATCGTCAACCTGATCACTGGACGGCGGACAGTAGTCTAGGTAGGTCGTAAGAGATAGTGAAAGCCGCTCACCAAGGTGAGCGGCTTTCCTTTTTGACAATCGCAGCCGGCATTCCAACCAACAGCCGAGGCAGAAAGCTGAGCAATTCAGTCCTTTAGACTGAACGCTTGGCGATCACCGCCCGGCTGCGACCAAATCCCGCTTGCTACAATCTAATGTTTGTCTTCTAGCTCAATTCCCAACAAGTAAGACGGAGTCACAATTGCCAGAGACTATCTACGACGTAGCCATTATCGGCTCCGGACCGGGCGGCTATACGGCCGCAATTCGCGGCGGAGAGTATGGACTAAAAGTCGCACTCATCGAGAAAGACCCCAAACTGGGTGGCACGTGCCTGCACGTCGGCTGCATTCCCACCAAGAGCCTTCTGTTCGATGCCGAGATCTATGATCACTTCAAAGCTGCGAAGGAGCACGGCATCGAGAACGTCGATGGCATGAAAGTGAATTGGGGCACGATTCAGGATCGAAAGAACAAGATCGTCGCCAAGCATACGAAGGGACTCGAGTTCCTCATGCGCAAAAACAAGGTGACGACGATTTCCGGTTACGGACGCCTCACAGGCCCCGTAAAAAATGGCCTGCTTGATATTGAAGTAACTGGCGGTGACGGGAAGAAGAGCACAATTCAGGCTAAGAACGCGATCATCGCTACGGGTTCGGAGGCCAGGATGCTTCCTGGGCTAAAGCCTGATCCGACGATCCTGACCAATATCGAGATCCTCTCCCTTGGAACGATTCCCAAGTCACTCATCGTGATCGGATCCGGCGCAGTAGGTGTTGAGTTTGCTTCGATTTACAAGTCGTATGGAACTGACGTGAACGTAATCGAGGCTCTGCCGCGGCTTGTGCCTGTCGAAGACGAAGACGTAAGCAAGGAATTGCTGCGCGTCTACAAAAAACGCGCCATCAATTGTCATCTCGGGGCGAAGGTAGAGAAGGTCGAGAAGACGAAAGATGGAGCCTCGGTCACCTTTACCAGCAGTGATGGCAAGCAGCAGAAACTGGAGGCG
Proteins encoded:
- the hemB gene encoding porphobilinogen synthase — protein: MAFPVTRLRRLRQNEVLRSMVRETRLTPESLVYPLFVCPGEGVRKAIGSMPGVFNLSVDEAVKEAQETHGLGIPAVILFGLPETKDEQATGAWADDGIVQRGTRAIKRAVPELVVLGDVCLCEYMSHGHCGIVKKPSATVVRSDRGPTAAAPARSAEFEIENDSTLEILARTAVSLARAGVDIVAPSDMMDGRVAAIRAALDAAGLQNMPILSYAAKFASGFYGPFREAADSAPQFGDRRSYQMDSGNLREAMREIQTDLEEGADMVMVKPAMPYLDVIAQARERFDVPICAYQVSGEYAMIQAAAQNGWLDRERVIMESLLSIRRAGAGTILTYFAKDAAKLMS
- a CDS encoding lmo0937 family membrane protein, translating into MLWTIFAILLILWLLGFSFHVAGSLIHLLLIVAVIVLIVNLITGRRTVV
- the lpdA gene encoding dihydrolipoyl dehydrogenase, with product MPETIYDVAIIGSGPGGYTAAIRGGEYGLKVALIEKDPKLGGTCLHVGCIPTKSLLFDAEIYDHFKAAKEHGIENVDGMKVNWGTIQDRKNKIVAKHTKGLEFLMRKNKVTTISGYGRLTGPVKNGLLDIEVTGGDGKKSTIQAKNAIIATGSEARMLPGLKPDPTILTNIEILSLGTIPKSLIVIGSGAVGVEFASIYKSYGTDVNVIEALPRLVPVEDEDVSKELLRVYKKRAINCHLGAKVEKVEKTKDGASVTFTSSDGKQQKLEAEKVLIAIGRAPQTEDVGLDKTKIKAERGFIPTNEWMQTNEPCIYAIGDIVVGMPQLAHVAAMQGMVAVAKIAGKYARPVKRNLIPGATYCEPQIGSVGLTEAQAREKGYKIKIGRFPFSANSKASIISNHDGFIKVVSEEQYGEILGVHIIGPLATELISEAVTAMQLEATVEEMMFTIHAHPTLYEALLDGFSSVEGKAINI